The following are from one region of the Rhizobacter sp. AJA081-3 genome:
- a CDS encoding aldo/keto reductase family oxidoreductase: MTLPLTELAPGGPRLSPIVAGAWRMADWQWDAQQRLRWIEQCAELGVTSFDHADIYGGYAVEGLFGEALVLAPALRERLQLVGKCGIKLVAPARPEHRIKHYDSSAAHIAASVETSLRALRTDRLDLLLIHRPDPLMDADEVARAFESLRAAGKVRHFGVSNFTPGQFELLASRFPLVTNQIELHPLQRAPLTDGTLDQLQRLRVRPMIWSPLAGGALLAGGGETERRVQAALGHIGARLGVSAATVAFAWLLRHPSRPLPVAGSRRIDTLREAVAAVSLTLDAQGWTEVWQAAAGHEVA; the protein is encoded by the coding sequence ATGACGCTGCCACTGACCGAACTCGCGCCTGGCGGCCCCCGCCTGTCCCCCATCGTGGCGGGCGCCTGGCGGATGGCGGATTGGCAATGGGACGCCCAGCAGCGCCTGCGCTGGATCGAGCAGTGCGCCGAGCTCGGCGTGACCAGCTTCGACCATGCCGACATCTACGGCGGCTATGCGGTCGAGGGCCTGTTCGGCGAAGCGCTGGTGCTCGCCCCGGCGCTGCGCGAGCGGCTGCAGCTCGTCGGCAAGTGCGGCATCAAGCTCGTCGCGCCGGCCCGCCCTGAGCATCGCATCAAGCACTACGACAGCTCGGCGGCGCACATCGCGGCCAGCGTCGAGACCTCGCTGCGCGCGCTGCGCACCGACCGGCTCGATCTGCTGCTGATCCACCGCCCCGACCCGCTGATGGACGCCGACGAGGTGGCACGCGCCTTCGAGTCGCTGCGCGCGGCCGGCAAGGTGCGGCACTTCGGCGTGTCGAACTTCACGCCGGGGCAGTTCGAGCTGCTGGCCAGCCGCTTTCCGCTGGTCACCAACCAGATCGAGCTGCACCCGCTGCAGCGCGCGCCGCTCACCGACGGCACGCTCGATCAGCTGCAGCGCCTGCGCGTCCGGCCGATGATCTGGTCGCCGCTGGCCGGCGGCGCGCTGCTCGCCGGCGGCGGCGAGACCGAGCGGCGCGTGCAGGCGGCGCTCGGGCACATCGGAGCGCGGCTCGGCGTGAGTGCCGCCACGGTGGCTTTCGCCTGGCTGCTGCGCCACCCGAGCCGGCCGCTGCCGGTGGCGGGCTCGCGCCGCATCGACACGCTTCGCGAAGCCGTGGCCGCCGTGTCGTTGACGCTGGACGCGCAGGGCTGGACCGAGGTCTGGCAGGCCGCCGCCGGGCACGAAGTCGCCTGA
- the rpoH gene encoding RNA polymerase sigma factor RpoH: MNSTTALTVRDPWAMVPSLGNLDAYISAANRLPLLTQEEEVSLARRLRASGDLDAAGQLVLSHLRLVVSISRQYLGYGLPHGDLIQEGNVGLMKAVKRFDPEQGVRLVSYAMHWIKAEIHEYILKNWRMVKVATTKAQRKLFFNLRSMKQSLKDDAADIDTHRSTLTQGEVDTVARTLNVKREEVLEMETRLSGGDVALEPQTDDGEESFAPIAYLADDSHEPSRVLEARNRDWLASDGIAHALGALDERSRRIVEERWLKVNDDSSGGMTLHELAADYGISAERVRQIEVAAMKKMRKALAESA; this comes from the coding sequence ATGAACTCGACCACAGCACTGACCGTTCGCGACCCGTGGGCGATGGTGCCCTCGCTGGGCAACCTGGATGCCTACATCAGCGCCGCCAACCGCCTGCCCCTGCTCACGCAGGAAGAAGAGGTGTCTCTGGCGCGCCGGTTGCGGGCCAGCGGCGATCTCGACGCGGCCGGGCAGCTGGTGCTGTCGCACCTGCGCCTGGTGGTGTCGATCTCCCGCCAGTACCTCGGCTACGGCCTGCCGCACGGCGACCTGATCCAGGAAGGCAATGTCGGCCTGATGAAGGCCGTCAAGCGCTTCGACCCCGAGCAGGGCGTGCGCCTGGTGAGCTATGCGATGCACTGGATCAAGGCCGAGATCCACGAGTACATCCTGAAGAACTGGCGCATGGTGAAGGTCGCCACGACGAAGGCGCAGCGCAAGCTGTTCTTCAACCTGCGCTCGATGAAGCAGAGCCTGAAGGACGACGCCGCCGACATCGACACGCACCGCTCCACGCTGACGCAGGGCGAGGTCGATACCGTGGCGCGTACGCTGAACGTCAAGCGCGAAGAAGTGCTCGAGATGGAAACGCGCCTGTCCGGCGGTGATGTGGCCCTGGAGCCGCAGACCGACGACGGCGAAGAGAGCTTCGCGCCGATCGCTTACCTGGCCGACGACTCCCACGAGCCCTCGCGCGTGCTCGAAGCGCGCAACCGCGACTGGCTGGCCAGCGACGGCATCGCCCACGCGCTGGGCGCGCTCGATGAGCGCAGCCGCCGCATCGTCGAGGAACGCTGGCTGAAGGTGAACGACGACAGCAGCGGCGGCATGACGCTGCACGAACTGGCGGCGGACTACGGCATCAGCGCCGAACGCGTGCGCCAGATCGAGGTCGCGGCGATGAAGAAGATGCGCAAGGCGCTGGCCGAATCGGCCTGA
- a CDS encoding PAS domain S-box protein: protein MLPTTPASEAPGPHKLLALWVISGTTLAYLLVGLAALQLAIPPSYAAPLFPPAGIALAAVLVYGRIALPGVVLGALGVNLSLSALRGNLDLSALGVPVLIALGAALQAWLGAWLVQRHARHPQAIDDPRDVAVLFGLGGLLACMANASVATLSLVASGTVPLGQALITWVTWWAGDCFGALIGTPIALTLIGRPRADWAGRRLMVGLTLALVTLVMALGIAQVGRWDEERLRNVFARDANHAATVLDARLKEPLMALEAMRGVFISSDEVSRDELRRAASAWLAPGRITAIGWYQVVERHAVPAFEAQARAEGLTQFRVFDRADAPAGFPRDRVIAMRYIEPMRDNVAALGLNLLSLPAARAAVELSDRTDMPVASEAFTLTQPMADGDRTGVVVYRAVHSDESSTEPKHHGTLDGVLFVTLRPGPLLAAISSDLPRYLRLCLVDADPQAAQRRLAGPPDCDRAGTPGLSHTSTIEYAGRRWELRTGALPSEVPEGQGVNAWLFSLVGLLGAAMLGALLLVVSGRARRIEGAVRERTAALEAEVHERERAQAALRDSEQRFRNILNTVPIGIIYTDLRGNVKQTNPRFCELTGYSDDELLTMTSAQYTHPDDVAQDVELSGRLVIGEIPMYRRQKRYITKDGHTLWVQATVTLLRDEFGQARRIVGVVEDIGEHLRLQEAETARERAEASNRAKSEFLSRMSHELRTPLNAMLGFAQLLELDRRQPLSADQRPWVGQIQQAGWHLLEMINDVLDLSRIESGNLKLQIEPVNLPELLAASLAMVDADVKRRGLRVSTELADGTGVLMGDTTRVKQVLVNLLSNAVKYNTDGGRVHIASRLRPHDMVEIAVTDTGLGMTADQLGELFQPFNRLGRERSSQEGTGIGLVISQRLAELMGGSLRARSIAGEGSSFILALPRAVEPDTVPSNLDPLITSTAEYHRRIVHYVEDNETNVEVMRGILAQRPQVQMEVSMNGLDGLRAIRAQLPDMVLLDMHLPDLSGLELLARLKADPATADIPVVVVSADATAQQIDAALQAGASLYLTKPVSVAELLAVVDEVLERSETRFG from the coding sequence ATGCTGCCGACCACCCCCGCTTCCGAGGCACCCGGACCGCACAAGTTGCTGGCGCTTTGGGTGATCTCCGGCACCACGCTGGCTTACCTGCTCGTCGGTCTGGCAGCGCTGCAACTGGCCATCCCGCCGAGTTATGCGGCGCCGCTGTTTCCCCCGGCCGGCATCGCGCTGGCGGCCGTGCTGGTGTACGGCCGCATTGCGCTGCCCGGCGTGGTGCTGGGCGCGCTGGGCGTGAACCTGTCGCTCAGTGCCCTGCGCGGCAACCTGGACCTGTCGGCGCTCGGCGTGCCGGTGCTGATCGCGCTGGGCGCCGCGTTGCAGGCCTGGCTGGGCGCGTGGCTGGTGCAACGACATGCTCGCCACCCGCAGGCGATCGACGATCCGCGCGACGTGGCGGTGCTTTTCGGCCTGGGCGGGCTGCTCGCCTGCATGGCCAATGCGAGCGTGGCCACCCTGTCCCTGGTCGCCAGCGGAACGGTCCCCTTGGGCCAGGCGCTGATCACCTGGGTCACGTGGTGGGCCGGCGACTGCTTCGGTGCACTGATCGGCACGCCGATCGCCCTGACGCTGATCGGCAGGCCGCGGGCCGACTGGGCCGGCCGGCGCCTGATGGTCGGCCTGACGCTGGCGCTGGTCACGCTGGTGATGGCGCTGGGGATCGCGCAGGTCGGGCGCTGGGACGAGGAGCGCCTGCGCAACGTCTTCGCGCGCGATGCCAACCACGCCGCCACCGTGCTCGATGCTCGCCTGAAGGAGCCGCTGATGGCGCTCGAGGCGATGCGCGGCGTGTTCATCTCCTCCGACGAGGTGAGCCGCGATGAACTGCGCCGTGCCGCCTCCGCGTGGCTGGCGCCGGGCCGCATCACGGCAATCGGCTGGTACCAGGTCGTCGAACGCCATGCCGTTCCCGCCTTCGAGGCGCAGGCGAGGGCCGAAGGGCTGACGCAATTCCGTGTGTTCGACCGGGCCGATGCACCGGCGGGGTTTCCGCGCGACCGCGTGATCGCGATGCGCTACATCGAACCGATGCGCGACAACGTGGCGGCGCTGGGCCTGAACCTGCTGTCGCTGCCCGCCGCACGCGCGGCGGTGGAGCTCAGCGACCGCACCGACATGCCGGTGGCGAGCGAAGCCTTCACCTTGACCCAGCCGATGGCCGACGGCGATCGCACCGGGGTCGTGGTGTATCGGGCCGTGCACAGCGACGAGAGTTCGACCGAGCCGAAACACCACGGTACCCTGGATGGCGTGCTGTTCGTGACGCTGCGTCCGGGGCCGCTGCTGGCCGCGATCAGCTCGGACCTGCCGCGCTACCTGCGCCTGTGCCTGGTCGACGCCGACCCGCAGGCGGCTCAGCGTCGCCTGGCCGGGCCGCCCGATTGCGACCGCGCCGGCACACCCGGGCTCTCGCACACGAGCACGATCGAATACGCCGGCCGCCGCTGGGAGTTGCGCACCGGCGCCTTGCCGAGCGAGGTGCCGGAAGGCCAGGGCGTGAACGCCTGGCTGTTCTCACTGGTCGGCCTGCTCGGCGCAGCCATGCTGGGCGCGCTGCTTCTGGTGGTCAGCGGCCGCGCGCGACGCATCGAGGGCGCTGTGCGCGAGCGCACGGCTGCGCTCGAGGCCGAGGTGCACGAACGCGAGCGTGCGCAGGCGGCGCTGCGCGACAGCGAGCAGCGCTTCCGCAACATCCTGAACACCGTGCCGATCGGGATCATCTACACCGACCTGCGCGGCAACGTGAAGCAGACCAACCCGCGCTTCTGCGAGCTCACCGGCTACAGCGACGACGAGTTGCTGACCATGACCTCGGCGCAGTACACCCATCCCGACGACGTGGCGCAGGACGTCGAGCTGTCCGGCCGGCTGGTCATCGGCGAGATCCCGATGTACCGGCGCCAGAAGCGCTACATCACCAAGGATGGCCACACTCTGTGGGTGCAGGCGACGGTGACGCTGCTGCGCGACGAGTTCGGCCAGGCACGGCGCATCGTCGGCGTGGTGGAAGACATCGGTGAGCACCTGCGCCTGCAGGAAGCGGAGACAGCGCGCGAGCGGGCCGAGGCCTCGAATCGCGCCAAGAGCGAATTCCTCTCGCGCATGAGCCATGAGCTGCGCACCCCGCTGAACGCCATGCTGGGTTTCGCGCAGCTGCTCGAACTCGACCGCCGCCAGCCCCTGTCTGCCGACCAGCGGCCCTGGGTGGGCCAGATCCAGCAGGCCGGCTGGCATCTGCTGGAGATGATCAACGATGTGCTCGACCTGTCGCGCATCGAGTCGGGCAACCTGAAGCTGCAGATCGAGCCGGTCAACCTGCCCGAGCTGCTGGCGGCGAGCCTGGCCATGGTCGATGCCGACGTCAAACGCCGCGGCCTGCGCGTCAGTACCGAGCTGGCCGACGGTACCGGCGTGCTGATGGGCGACACCACGCGCGTCAAGCAGGTGCTGGTCAACCTGCTGAGCAACGCGGTGAAGTACAACACCGACGGCGGGCGCGTGCACATCGCCAGCCGGCTGCGGCCGCACGACATGGTGGAGATCGCCGTCACCGACACCGGCCTGGGCATGACGGCCGACCAACTCGGCGAGCTGTTCCAGCCCTTCAACCGCCTCGGCCGCGAACGCTCCTCCCAGGAGGGCACCGGCATCGGGCTGGTCATCAGCCAGCGCCTGGCCGAGCTGATGGGCGGCTCGCTGCGCGCACGCAGCATCGCCGGCGAGGGCTCGTCGTTCATCCTCGCGCTGCCGCGCGCCGTCGAGCCCGACACGGTGCCGTCGAACCTGGATCCGCTGATCACCTCGACCGCCGAGTACCACCGGCGCATCGTCCACTACGTCGAGGACAACGAGACCAACGTCGAGGTGATGCGAGGCATCCTCGCGCAGCGGCCTCAGGTGCAGATGGAAGTCTCGATGAACGGCCTGGACGGCCTGCGAGCGATCCGCGCGCAGTTGCCCGACATGGTGCTGCTTGACATGCACCTGCCCGATCTGTCGGGCCTGGAGCTGCTGGCGCGCCTGAAGGCCGATCCGGCCACGGCCGACATCCCGGTTGTGGTGGTGTCGGCCGACGCGACCGCGCAGCAGATCGACGCCGCGCTGCAGGCCGGTGCCAGCCTGTACCTCACCAAGCCGGTGAGCGTGGCGGAGCTGCTCGCCGTGGTCGACGAGGTGCTCGAGCGCAGCGAGACGCGCTTCGGCTGA
- the otnK gene encoding 3-oxo-tetronate kinase, whose amino-acid sequence MKLGCIADDFTGATDLANNLVRSGMRTVQTIGVPGGDAPAGADAVVVALKSRTIPAAEAVAQSLAALRWLRAQGAQQIYFKVCSTFDSTDRGNIGPVTEALMDALGCDFTIACPAFPANGRTVYKGYLFTGDVLLSEGSMREHPLTPMTDPSLVRVMQRQSRRRVGLIEQAVVRRGSEAITQRMRELRDAGVGIAIVDALDDADLHAMGRAFATLPLLTAGSGVAIGLPANFGLVPSAGAAELPEPQGSRAIVSGSCSTASNAQVAAFLARHPGRGFAIDPLRLADGTDMAAQALDWAAPRLGSEPLLVYATAQPEAVKAVQARLGVEKAGTLVEQALAQVAAGLVHSGTGQLVVAGGETSGACVQALGVRSLRIGAQIDPGVPWCHAVTGNGQPLHLALKSGNFGATDFFDKAFEVQR is encoded by the coding sequence ATGAAGCTGGGCTGCATCGCCGACGATTTCACCGGGGCCACCGACCTCGCCAACAACCTGGTGCGTTCGGGCATGCGCACGGTGCAAACGATCGGGGTACCGGGCGGCGACGCGCCCGCCGGCGCCGATGCCGTGGTGGTGGCGCTCAAGTCACGCACCATCCCGGCCGCCGAGGCGGTGGCGCAGTCGCTGGCGGCGCTGCGCTGGCTGCGGGCGCAGGGCGCGCAGCAGATCTACTTCAAGGTCTGCTCGACCTTCGATTCCACCGACCGCGGCAACATCGGCCCGGTCACCGAGGCGCTGATGGATGCCCTGGGCTGCGACTTCACGATCGCCTGCCCGGCTTTCCCGGCCAACGGCCGCACGGTCTACAAGGGCTACCTGTTCACCGGCGACGTGCTGCTCAGCGAAGGCAGCATGCGCGAGCACCCGCTGACGCCGATGACCGACCCGAGCCTCGTGCGCGTCATGCAGCGGCAGAGCCGGCGCCGCGTCGGGCTGATCGAGCAGGCCGTGGTGCGCCGCGGCAGCGAGGCCATCACGCAGCGCATGCGCGAGCTGCGCGACGCCGGCGTGGGCATCGCCATCGTCGACGCGCTCGATGACGCCGACCTGCACGCGATGGGCCGCGCCTTTGCCACGCTGCCGCTGCTGACCGCCGGCTCCGGCGTGGCCATCGGCCTGCCCGCGAACTTCGGCCTGGTGCCCAGCGCCGGCGCGGCCGAGCTGCCCGAGCCACAGGGCTCACGCGCCATCGTTTCAGGCAGCTGCTCGACGGCGTCAAACGCGCAGGTTGCGGCCTTTCTCGCCCGCCATCCCGGGCGCGGCTTCGCGATCGACCCGCTGCGCCTGGCCGACGGCACCGATATGGCGGCGCAGGCACTGGATTGGGCGGCCCCGCGGCTGGGCAGCGAGCCGCTGCTCGTCTACGCCACCGCGCAGCCCGAGGCAGTGAAGGCCGTGCAGGCCCGGCTGGGCGTCGAGAAGGCCGGCACGCTGGTCGAGCAGGCGCTGGCCCAAGTGGCCGCCGGCCTGGTGCACAGCGGCACCGGCCAGCTCGTGGTGGCCGGCGGCGAGACCTCCGGTGCCTGCGTGCAGGCGCTGGGCGTGCGCAGCCTGCGCATCGGCGCGCAGATCGACCCCGGCGTGCCCTGGTGCCATGCGGTCACGGGCAACGGCCAGCCGCTGCACCTGGCGCTGAAGTCGGGCAACTTCGGCGCCACGGACTTCTTCGACAAGGCCTTCGAGGTGCAACGATGA
- a CDS encoding aldolase: MSSEASLREEVCRVGASLYARGYVHASAGNISVRLPDGYLITPTDACLGRLDPAKLARLDLEGRQLEGDRASKTLALHRRIYDADDTAGCVIHTHSTHLVALTLQGVWRPDDIVPPITPYYVMKVGHVPLIPYHRPGAPEAAERVAERIAGARAAGRPIRAVMLERLGPNVWHDSPAEAMATLEELEETARLWLLSRGEVDPLSEAQIDELRRSFGARW; the protein is encoded by the coding sequence ATGAGCAGCGAAGCCTCGCTGCGCGAGGAGGTCTGCCGCGTCGGCGCGAGCCTGTACGCGCGTGGCTACGTGCACGCCAGCGCCGGCAACATCAGCGTGCGCCTGCCCGACGGCTACCTGATCACGCCCACCGACGCCTGTCTCGGCAGGCTCGACCCGGCCAAGCTGGCGCGGCTCGATCTCGAAGGTCGCCAGCTCGAAGGCGACCGCGCCAGCAAGACGCTCGCACTGCACCGCCGCATCTACGATGCCGACGACACGGCGGGTTGCGTGATCCATACGCATTCGACGCACCTCGTGGCGCTGACGTTGCAGGGCGTCTGGCGGCCCGACGACATCGTGCCGCCGATCACGCCGTACTACGTCATGAAGGTCGGTCACGTGCCGCTGATCCCGTACCACCGGCCGGGCGCACCCGAGGCTGCCGAGCGGGTGGCCGAGCGCATCGCCGGCGCGCGCGCAGCCGGTCGGCCGATCCGCGCGGTGATGCTCGAGCGCCTGGGCCCGAACGTATGGCACGACAGCCCGGCCGAAGCAATGGCGACCCTGGAAGAGCTGGAAGAGACCGCCAGGCTCTGGCTGCTGTCGCGCGGCGAGGTCGATCCGCTGAGCGAGGCGCAAATCGACGAACTGCGGCGCAGCTTCGGCGCGCGCTGGTAG
- the mgtA gene encoding magnesium-translocating P-type ATPase: protein MLRGRHWGQPLPAQASAHLLAAAQAEPEALLQQLHSHPDGLSAKQAAAIRRRSGRNEVARAAHVPWPLHLWHCYRTPFSLLLSALAALSAFTHDARAAIVIGAMVLLSTLMRFVQEARAQRSAEALRGRVGNRATVLRRGHEPAQIELPIAQLVPGDIVLLAAGDMVPADLRLLSAKDLFIDQSAMTGESLPVEKFARSSAAGAGDAATAPGICLMGTHVISGSATALVLATGTRTVFGTLAEHATSTPGTPTAFQQGIDRVSWLLIRFMLVMVPIVFVLNGATKHDWLQALLFALSIAVGLTPEMLPMIVTTTLARGAVVLSRRKVIVKRLDAIQNFGAMDVLCTDKTGTLTQDRIALARHSDTFGNESAQVLELAWLNSHFQTGLRNLLDAAVLAHVELHPRLGVAENFRKVDEVPFDFQRRRMSVVVARADGTRLLICKGAVEEVTAVCTTVRREGTELPLDEALRERVHAVTEGLNREGLRVVAVAVREFPPGDEAFGVASESGLTLAGHIAFLDPAKDSAAPAVAALAARGVAVKVLTGDNLEVTLKVCGDVGIEVTGTLQGIDIEGLDDARLAAAVETTTVFAKLNPLHKERIVRALRANGHVTGFLGDGINDAAALHAADVGISVDSGVDIAKEAADIILLEKSLAVLEAGVIEGRRTFVNMLKYIRITASSNFGNVLSVLVASAFLPFLPMLPIHLLVQNLLYDLAQTAIPFDSVDDEALRTPQHWGPHDLLRFMLHFGPVSSAFDVLTFAVLWSVFQAQTPALQSLFQSGWFVEGLLSQTLAVFLLRSRALAFVRSRPALPLVAAGVLVAGAALWLPASPLAGALQMRALPPAWFGWLAALLLAYAACVEAMKHLFSRRFGWR from the coding sequence ATGCTGCGCGGGCGGCACTGGGGCCAGCCGCTGCCGGCGCAAGCTTCAGCACACCTGCTGGCCGCAGCGCAGGCCGAGCCCGAGGCGCTGTTGCAGCAGCTGCACAGCCACCCCGACGGGCTGAGCGCCAAGCAGGCAGCCGCGATCCGCCGGCGCAGCGGCCGCAACGAAGTCGCCCGCGCCGCGCACGTGCCCTGGCCGCTGCACCTGTGGCATTGCTACCGCACGCCGTTCAGCCTGCTGCTCAGCGCGCTGGCGGCGCTGTCTGCCTTCACGCACGATGCCCGCGCGGCGATCGTCATCGGCGCGATGGTGCTGCTGTCGACGCTGATGCGCTTTGTCCAGGAAGCCCGCGCGCAGCGCTCGGCGGAAGCGCTGCGCGGCCGCGTGGGCAACCGGGCCACGGTGCTGCGGCGTGGCCACGAGCCGGCGCAGATCGAGCTGCCGATCGCGCAGCTGGTGCCCGGCGACATCGTCCTGCTTGCCGCCGGCGACATGGTGCCCGCCGATCTGCGCCTGCTCTCGGCCAAGGACCTGTTCATCGACCAGTCGGCGATGACCGGCGAGTCGTTGCCGGTCGAGAAGTTCGCGCGCAGCAGCGCGGCCGGCGCCGGGGATGCCGCCACCGCGCCCGGCATCTGCCTGATGGGCACGCACGTGATCAGCGGCAGCGCCACGGCGCTGGTGCTGGCCACCGGCACGCGCACGGTGTTCGGCACGCTGGCCGAGCACGCCACCAGCACGCCGGGCACGCCCACCGCATTTCAGCAGGGCATCGACCGCGTGAGCTGGCTGCTCATCCGCTTCATGCTGGTGATGGTGCCGATCGTCTTCGTTCTCAACGGAGCGACCAAGCACGACTGGCTGCAGGCGCTGCTGTTCGCGCTGTCGATCGCCGTCGGGCTGACGCCGGAGATGCTGCCGATGATCGTCACCACCACGCTGGCGCGCGGCGCCGTGGTGCTGTCGCGGCGCAAGGTGATCGTCAAGCGGCTGGACGCGATCCAGAACTTCGGCGCGATGGACGTGCTGTGCACCGACAAGACCGGCACGCTGACGCAGGACCGCATCGCGCTCGCGCGCCACAGCGACACCTTCGGCAACGAGTCGGCCCAGGTGCTCGAGCTGGCCTGGCTGAACAGCCACTTCCAGACCGGGCTGCGCAACCTGCTTGACGCCGCCGTGCTCGCGCATGTGGAGCTGCATCCGCGGCTGGGCGTGGCGGAGAACTTCCGCAAGGTCGACGAGGTGCCGTTCGACTTCCAGCGCCGCCGCATGTCGGTGGTGGTGGCGCGCGCCGACGGCACGCGCTTGCTGATCTGCAAGGGCGCCGTCGAGGAGGTGACGGCCGTGTGCACCACGGTGCGCCGCGAGGGCACCGAGCTGCCGCTGGACGAGGCGCTGCGCGAGCGCGTGCACGCCGTCACCGAAGGGCTCAACCGCGAGGGGCTGCGCGTGGTGGCGGTGGCGGTGCGCGAGTTCCCTCCCGGCGACGAAGCTTTCGGGGTGGCCAGCGAGAGCGGCCTGACGCTGGCCGGGCACATCGCCTTCCTCGACCCGGCCAAGGACTCCGCCGCGCCGGCCGTGGCCGCGCTGGCAGCGCGCGGCGTGGCGGTGAAGGTGCTCACCGGCGACAACCTCGAGGTCACGCTCAAGGTATGCGGCGACGTTGGTATCGAGGTGACCGGCACGTTGCAGGGCATCGACATCGAGGGCCTGGACGACGCGCGGCTGGCCGCCGCGGTGGAAACCACCACCGTGTTCGCCAAGCTGAACCCGCTGCACAAGGAGCGCATCGTGCGGGCGCTGCGCGCCAACGGACACGTGACCGGCTTCCTCGGCGACGGCATCAACGACGCGGCCGCGCTGCACGCCGCGGACGTGGGCATCTCGGTGGACTCGGGCGTGGACATCGCCAAGGAGGCCGCCGACATCATCCTGCTCGAGAAGAGCCTGGCCGTGCTCGAGGCGGGCGTGATCGAGGGGCGGCGCACCTTCGTCAACATGCTCAAGTACATCCGCATCACCGCGAGCTCGAACTTCGGCAACGTGCTGTCGGTGCTGGTGGCCAGCGCCTTCCTGCCTTTCCTGCCGATGCTGCCGATCCACCTGCTGGTGCAGAACCTGCTGTACGACCTGGCGCAGACGGCGATCCCCTTCGACAGCGTCGACGACGAGGCGCTGCGCACGCCGCAGCACTGGGGCCCGCACGACCTGCTGCGCTTCATGCTGCATTTCGGCCCGGTCAGCTCGGCCTTCGACGTGCTGACTTTCGCGGTGCTGTGGTCGGTGTTCCAGGCGCAGACGCCGGCGCTGCAGTCGCTGTTCCAGAGCGGCTGGTTCGTCGAGGGCCTGCTGTCGCAGACGCTGGCGGTGTTCCTGCTGCGCAGCCGCGCCCTGGCCTTCGTGCGCAGCCGGCCCGCTCTGCCGCTGGTCGCCGCCGGCGTGCTGGTCGCCGGGGCCGCGCTGTGGCTGCCGGCCAGTCCGCTGGCCGGCGCGCTGCAGATGCGCGCGCTGCCGCCGGCGTGGTTCGGCTGGCTGGCCGCGCTGCTGCTGGCCTACGCGGCCTGTGTGGAGGCGATGAAACACCTCTTTTCACGCCGTTTCGGCTGGCGTTGA